The proteins below come from a single Indicator indicator isolate 239-I01 chromosome 12, UM_Iind_1.1, whole genome shotgun sequence genomic window:
- the MED30 gene encoding mediator of RNA polymerase II transcription subunit 30 isoform X2: MSTPPLSGAGMPPGAFSGTQAQAAREVNTASLCRIGQETVQDIVFRTMEIFQLLRNMQLPNGVTYHTGTYQDRLGKLQEHLRQLSILFRKLRLVYDKCNENCAGLDPVPIEKLKQKNQQLKQIMDQLRNLIWDINAMLAMRN; this comes from the exons ATGTCAACTCCCCCTCTCTCAGGGGCAGGTATGCCACCTGGTGCTTTCTCAGGGACACAGGCTCAAGCAGCTCGGGAGGTAAATACAGCTTCTCTCTGTCGAATTGGCCAAGAAACTGTGCAGGACATTGTATTTCGAACCATGGAAATCTTCCAGTTACTGAGGAACATGCAG TTACCAAATGGTGTTACTTATCATACTGGAACATACCAAGACAGACTGGGAAAGCTGCAAGAACATCTCCGTCAGCTATCAATACTCTTCAGAAAACTGAGATTAGTCTATGACAAATGCAATGAAAACTGTGCTGGGCTCGATCCTGTTCCCATAGAA AAACTGAAGCAGAAGAatcagcagctgaagcagatCATGGATCAGTTACGGAATCTTATTTGGGACATAAACGCCATGCTGGCAATGCGGAACTGA
- the MED30 gene encoding mediator of RNA polymerase II transcription subunit 30 isoform X1: MSTPPLSGAGMPPGAFSGTQAQAAREVNTASLCRIGQETVQDIVFRTMEIFQLLRNMQLPNGVTYHTGTYQDRLGKLQEHLRQLSILFRKLRLVYDKCNENCAGLDPVPIEQLIPYVEEDGSKHDDRGAASQLRFASEERREIMEVNKKLKQKNQQLKQIMDQLRNLIWDINAMLAMRN, translated from the exons ATGTCAACTCCCCCTCTCTCAGGGGCAGGTATGCCACCTGGTGCTTTCTCAGGGACACAGGCTCAAGCAGCTCGGGAGGTAAATACAGCTTCTCTCTGTCGAATTGGCCAAGAAACTGTGCAGGACATTGTATTTCGAACCATGGAAATCTTCCAGTTACTGAGGAACATGCAG TTACCAAATGGTGTTACTTATCATACTGGAACATACCAAGACAGACTGGGAAAGCTGCAAGAACATCTCCGTCAGCTATCAATACTCTTCAGAAAACTGAGATTAGTCTATGACAAATGCAATGAAAACTGTGCTGGGCTCGATCCTGTTCCCATAGAA CAACTTATTCCATATGTTGAAGAGGATGGCTCCAAGCATGACGATCGTGGTGCTGCAAGTCAGCTTCGTTTTGCTagtgaagagagaagggaaattaTGGAAGTAAATAAG AAACTGAAGCAGAAGAatcagcagctgaagcagatCATGGATCAGTTACGGAATCTTATTTGGGACATAAACGCCATGCTGGCAATGCGGAACTGA